One region of Cuculus canorus isolate bCucCan1 chromosome 6, bCucCan1.pri, whole genome shotgun sequence genomic DNA includes:
- the LMLN gene encoding leishmanolysin-like peptidase, with the protein MATRRANMAAGPGGGRPALCPLLLLLLGCAPGRAELCRHRAPRGQEVVYQVPLKENHVSKRNVDQQLRIKTVYDRSIEDLLPEKRHLIKNKLFPQAISYLEKTFQVRKSTGTILLSRQCATNQYLRRKADPHRYCLRACADHTRCGPVIVPEKHLQQCRVYNETKCHGPTCLPDQEGVRDADFVLYVSALTTERCGHENIIAYAAYCQLEAEMDRPIAGYANLCPNMISTQAQEFVGMLSTVKHEIIHALGFSAGLFAFYRDDDGKPLTTRHADGLPPFNESLGLYQWSNKVVQKAVRLWDVRGGKMLRHAVHLLVTPRVVEEARKHFNCPILEGMELENQGGMGTELNHWEKRLLENEAMTGSHTQNRVFSRITLALMEDTGWYKANYSMAEKLDWGRSKGCDFVMKSCKFWIDQKKIKRQLISPYCDTLRSNPLQLTCRQDQRAVAVCNLQKFPKQLPQEYQYFDNLSGVPPEELPFYGGSVEIADYCPFSQEFSWHLSGEFQRSSDCRITENQPDPTKNYGAEKYGPNSVCLIQKSAFVMEQCRRKLSYPDWGSGCYQVSCSPQGLHVWVKDIAYLCSRSGQVLTVSIQMNGWIHVGNLICPACLDFCDSCPPERDPPPLNITRAAPIDLCSCSSSLVVTLWLLMANLIPLLTGLFLCA; encoded by the exons ATGGCGACGCGGCGGGCCAACATGGCAGCCGGGCCGGGCGGAGGGCGCCCCGCGCTGTGCccgctgctcctgctcctgctgggctgCGCCCCGGGCCGAGCCGAGCTCTGCCGGCACCGCGCGCCCCGCGGTCAGGAG GTTGTCTATCAGGTGCCCCTTAAGGAAAACCACGTCTCGAAGAGAAATGTGGATCAGCAGCTCCGGATTAAGACCGTGTACGACAGGAGCATTGAGGA TTTGCTGCCAGAGAAAAGGCACCTCATCAAG AACAAGCTTTTTCCACAAGCTATATCTTATTTGGAGAAGACATTTCAAGTGCGCAAATCCACGGGTACTATATTACTAAGCAG GCAGTGTGCGACAAACCAATATCTAAGGAGGAAAGCTGACCCTCACAGATACTGCCTGAGAGCCTGTGCAGACCATACAAGATGTGGGCCAGTTATAGTGCCTgagaaacacctccag CAATGCAGGGTGTACAATGAGACTAAATGCCACGGACCCACTTGCTTACCTGACCAAGAAGGGGTTCGGGATGCTGACTTTGTCCTTTACGTTAGTGCTCTCACTACTGAAAGGTGTGGCCATGAAAATATCATTGCATATGCAGCCTACTGCCAGCTGGAAGCTGAAATGGACAG GCCAATAGCAGGGTATGCTAACTTGTGTCCAAATATGATTTCCACGCAAGCTCAAGAATTCGTTGGCATGTTGTCTACAGTGAAACATGAGATTATCCATGCACTG GGTTTCTCTGCTGGTCTGTTTGCCTTTTACCGTGATGATGATGGAAAACCTTTGACAACAAGACATGCAGATGGACTCCCTCCTTTTAACGAAag TCTAGGTTTGTATCAGTGGAGCAATAAAGTCGTTCAGAAAGCCGTGAGATTATGGGATGTACGTGGTGGCAAAATGCTGCGCCATGCTGTTCATCTTCTGGTAACGCCTCGTGTAGTT gaAGAAGCTcgaaaacattttaattgtcCAATTCTAGAGGGAATGGAGCTTGAAAATCAAGGTGGCATGGGTACTGAGCTCAatcactgggagaagagattGTTGGAG AACGAAGCAATGACTGGATCCCACACACAGAATCGGGTCTTTTCCAGGATCACCTTAGCATTAATGGAAGACACAGG CTGGTATAAAGCAAATTACAGCATGGCGGAGAAATTAGATTGGGGACGCAGTAAAGGCTGTGACTTTGTAATGAAGAGCTGTAAATTCTGGATCGACCAAAAGAAGATAAA gaggcAATTAATCAGTCCATACTGCGACACTTTGAGGAGTAATCCTTTGCAGTTAACCTGCAGACAAGATCAAAGAGCAGTAGCAGTGTGCAACTTGCAGAAATTTCCAAAGCAGTTACCTCAGGAATATCAG tattttgaCAATCTTAGCGGAGTACCACCAGAGGAATTGCCTTTTTATGGTGGCTCAGTAGAAATTGCCGACTATTGTCCCTTTAGTCAAGAATTTAGTTGGCATTTAAGTGGTGAATTTCAACGCAGCTCAGACTGTAGAATAACTGAAAACCAACCAG aTCCTACCAAAAACTATGGTGCAGAGAAATATGGGCCAAACTCTGTCTGTCTTATtcagaaatctgcttttgtAATGGAACAGTGCAGGAGGAAACTCAGTTACCCCGACTGGGGTAGTGGATGTTACCAA GTTTCTTGTTCTCCACAAGGGCTGCATGTTTGGGTCAAGGACATTGCGTACTTGTGCAGCCGTTCAGGACAGGTATTAACTGTGAGCATTCAGATGAATGGCTGGATACATGTTGGAAATCTAATTTGCCCAGCCTGTTTGGACTTCTGTGACTCCTGTCCCCCAGAGCGGGATCCTCCTCCTTTGAACATAACAAGAGCGGCACCAATCG actTATGCTCCTGCTCGTCCAGCCTGGTTGTAACCCTTTGGCTATTGATGGCTAACTTAATTCCCCTGCTAACAGGACTGTTTCTCTGCGCATAG